A single genomic interval of Longimicrobium sp. harbors:
- a CDS encoding RNA polymerase sigma factor, with translation MKTAIDLSKTAALFEAPTHAPGRGLRTDRVRLSGVEGLDEVNRERAALRDLADEELFTRYTQGDQGGFDVLVQRYEPRIQGFLRKRLNDEERVADLTQDTFLRIHRARESYDPSRKFSTWIHTIANNLLKNEFRNRSRRRETAFSELRPDATSSGAPARPVEFASGAADPSREAYRSELRKAIDMAIERMDEHHRIPFVMREVEDRTYEEIAEEIGIPVGTVKSRLNRARNSFRMLLPVPV, from the coding sequence ATGAAGACCGCAATCGACCTCAGCAAGACGGCCGCGCTTTTCGAGGCGCCCACGCACGCCCCTGGCCGGGGGCTGCGTACCGACCGTGTGCGCCTGTCCGGCGTCGAAGGGCTGGACGAGGTGAACCGGGAGCGGGCGGCGCTGCGCGACCTGGCCGACGAAGAGCTGTTTACCCGATATACGCAGGGCGACCAGGGCGGTTTCGACGTGCTGGTGCAGCGGTACGAGCCGCGGATCCAGGGCTTTCTGCGCAAGCGCCTGAACGACGAGGAGCGCGTGGCGGACCTTACGCAGGACACCTTCCTGCGCATTCACCGCGCGCGTGAAAGCTACGATCCCAGCCGCAAGTTCTCGACGTGGATCCACACGATCGCGAACAACCTGCTGAAGAACGAGTTCCGCAACCGCTCGCGCCGCCGCGAGACGGCGTTCTCGGAGCTGCGTCCCGACGCCACGTCGTCCGGCGCCCCGGCGCGCCCGGTGGAGTTCGCCAGCGGCGCGGCGGACCCGTCGCGCGAGGCGTACCGCAGCGAGCTGCGCAAGGCCATCGACATGGCCATCGAGCGGATGGACGAGCACCACCGCATTCCGTTCGTGATGCGCGAGGTGGAGGACCGCACCTACGAGGAGATCGCCGAGGAGATCGGGATTCCCGTGGGCACGGTGAAGAGCCGCCTGAACCGCGCCCGCAACTCGTTCCGGATGCTGCTGCCGGTTCCGGTCTGA